The genomic stretch ccggccagttggggttcttaacagttgttgttgttctgttccgttgtttcgttgtgtttcattggccctgaaaagcccctatggggagcggtcaattaagtatgtctTGTATTGTATCATATCAaattaaatacttttgtcctttagTCTAAAGGTGTTTGTTTCAGAATAAGGTGACTTTTCTACTAAAGATTTTGCTAATTTCTGACGAAACCCTATTAATTAAGCGGCCACTGGGCCACCTATAACAGAGGTTTCACTGTAGATCGTACTCAAAGAAAGAATATGCTAATGTCGGCACATGCTTCATGACAAATCGGATGGGCACGAGCTTGACAGGTAGGTATAAAAAAGGCTTTAATAGTACTTGGGAGTAAGTTGTTAGTTGTTAGCGATTGCTGTTGTAACAGAAGCACAGTCGAGGAATAAAGAAGAGTCAACCAAGAGTGTTAGAGTTGATTTCTGTTCCCCCAAAACGTTTTCTCTAACAACATCCGGCTTCAAATCTAATGACACTGGTTTGACActttaaaaactgaaatattAAAGTGCCATTCTCTTTGGACTCCGTCTCATCAGTTCCTGTGAAAGAGAATTAACCTCTTTGAACAGGCTTTCTTACTTCTTCTCATTAATAATTGACTGAAAATAAATCAACATTTTTATACTGTTTACTTAAAACTGCGAATAGATAAAAAATCTGGAGCAACGTTGGCATACAGTTGTTGCCATTTGAGCGGTTTGACAAATCTTCAGATCAGTTTTGTGTAAAAACTTCTCTGCCAGGTATTTCTGTTGCTGATTATAACAAAGTAAGCTGTTTGTTGATTCCTTTTAAGATTTACTTATACCAACCTGTAAATCGAGAGTACACTTAGAGTTTATGTTTTTTATAAGACTAGTGCTTCCTAGTTGATAATGTGTTTTTACGGTGATGCACCATAAAAGATAGGCGGTTCGTCacattttcagaaagagcagttTCATCAGTAGTATATTTTCATCATCGTTTCTAATCAATAGAGTAACAATCCCCTTAAATCCATTCACAGTTTTCCCCGCGAGTTTTCATTTTGTAATGCGAAAATGTGATGAGTTATTAATTTTTCAGTGGCCGTCTCACCACAACAGAAGTTTGTTGAACTAGCCGGGCTATACCCAAAGATTCTTAGGTTCTGAATCAATTGGCTGAGTTTTTCAATTTCGGCACCAAGTATTGACGGTTATGCACGAAATTTAACGTTAACAACTTTTCGGAGTCCGGTCATGAAACCATTATCAAGCAATGCAAACGAGTGAAATTTAGACGGACATTTATAAAATAACATACTTAGAATTTTGTCAGAGGGGATCTGCCTGAACATTTAGGGTAGTCGTATTTCGCCATGAATATCATTTCAAGAATCAAGCAAATGAgatttctgttttagttttctgGAACATTAACTAAGCTCATAGATTTTAGATTATCAAGGACAAATCCAAGGCATATTTGTTCTTTACGAATGCTAAAGGACAGTTTTTTGCGCCCTATTTGGCAACGCTCACGGTGGCGATGTCTTGTGGTTTTTATTACTGACCAACAAAGCGAACATCCTAAAAACTACGTTTGAATTTATCCACAAGCTCATCTTCAATAGAGGAAGTTTAATCGATTATAGAAAGAGCTTTCGGTAAACATATCTCAAGCACGGAGAATTCCCTCAAGTAGCACCTTCTGAAGAAGTGCAATTTTGAGGTTGTCCCAGAGGGAACAAGAGAACATAGCTAAAATTTCATAAACTAAGGAACAGGGGAAAAAAGACAAATATCTTAGGAAACAAGGGAACATAAGCCATttcagggatcaaaaagctgaaaacaattttggaagtactttcgggaacaagggaacacaagcaaatctttaaaggaacaaaaaaaaattaattcaatacaCGAAATGAAAGAAGGTTAACCGGTTCCTAAGTAATCTTGAGACCATCTTTACCAGAAACGATTCAAGACCATATAACCTTCGAAACTTGGACTTTGATCAGTATGCTAACTTACAATTAGGAGTTTAAGAAAAGACGACAGCTACGGCAACGATAACGCCATAGAACAGTTATATATGATTGGTTAAAGGTGGAAAAATAATCTTGCTGCAGGTGCAGcaagcattttagcacatattttccGGTACTTTGCATAACAACGGCGTTATGTTATGTTTAACGCTggatagcttgtggggtcgtgcacaaatgaaatcatatcaaattaaatacttttgtcctttggccatttcaatttcagcaggaaTTAAGGACCGTGCTTACTATTAATCAAATTAAGCACCgtgcttactattgttattgcgcatacgttctgcgcatctcggaatactcggatttcctatcggctgTGCTTATtaatatagggatatttttgcgcggttcaaaactatgcggagaaagcagaacttagcaatttctctcggtatccaaaaagaaaattgggggcaaccatgcatttttcagagataattaagcttcaatttggcaaagaacgccatacattgctttgtattttaaagctttttacaaatattgttgattaattatcttcgaaaaatgcgtggctagccccaattttctttttggatttcaataataattgttaagatctgcttttcccgcatattcagtaaaccgcgcaaaaatacctttgaattaataggcaccgtccttaatgtatATCAAAtcacattggtttttgaggagaggggaaaaccggagtacccggagaaaaacctctcggtgaagagtaaaaaagaaacaaactcaacccacatatgacgccggatcggAGAATCGCACCCgaaccacattggtgggaggcgagtgctttcaccactgcgccatccctacttAAATGATGAATGCAAATGACTTACGATCGTGCAAAGTGCTATTTTGAGGTGGCGTTTCccttgacgtcgccgtcgttgATCTTAACGTCCTTTATACTataaaaaatggaagaaactccgTAGGACCTCTCGGCTCCTCGTTAGAGTCAAAACTGACCAGTAATGAAAGGAATGCAGAAACAACAGCAGCTGTGCCTCATGCCACCTACGTCGTTATGAACTGATCTCTAAGCTTGACTTAATGCGATTTAGTCGTATCTTTAATTtcacatagagcggttttcaaatgagtgtcgtaaaaccaaaaccaaagtaattacttttgccaatcaaaaaggacggaggcaatccggtaaaccaatcaaaactcgaagtaattacacgtagccgatacaaagagcgggaaaatgtgcacgcgcgagctagccacgattggttatggtttcacctctgattggttgaaaaagtggcgcgagaacttttaaccaatcactgagtgaagtaatcataaacgaaagcaattccctaattactttcgacactcaattgaaaaccgctctatatctGAGAGTTtttgggcgttttccatttacaacaaatttccggaaatttcggtggaaatttccattgggtgaaaaaagtgttccatttaactcaggtccgttcgccgcccagtgattgcaaTTTTACGcgccaacgggaaaacaggactacctttttagaagtttattccggaaattttccagtggaacgaaccaaaaacgtgtgttccatttacatcccaaccagattttccggaatttcttagtaaatggaaaacgccctttATTTCTCCTTTCAATTTATTTAAATATGAGGAAATGCTTTAATTTCTCAAGCCTTAAATTATTAAGAGCTTTGTTTCAGTGTTCCCGATTAGAGCTGGGAATACACTAGAATTGAGTTCATGACGCCTGTGTAAAGGTTCTTACTTCTTACAGggtagtatcgaaaacgaagcacgAAGGACCCAAAagatcgaaaacgaagcaccctgTTTTCAATTTGAAGATCGCTTTGAACAGAGGCCAAAAAACACATTTACTATTGTTGATTAGAATAGAAAAATCAACTtaaatacataaatacatacaaatcctttatttaaacacgataatgcTTTAAAGCAATGACAGCGCGACGCACAAATTAATGTGGTAATTCGATATATGTTTCACCCTTCGAGTCTTGTAAGTCGTCCAACATGTAAACTTGACAGTAGATCTAACTTTTCGGTTCTACACGATGGATCGTTTTCGTCCTGACAGAAGTTACGCGTATTATAAAtgcccaacaacaacaaatacaaCAACTTTATTACCCTTTTTAAGTAAAAAGAAAGATTAAAAATATGGAGAACAGCAAGGGTAACAGTTACTTAGAATAATTAAAAAGCTAATCTTGCTGAGCAACActaattttaattaataattaaattgaTTGAAGTTGGCAATAAAGAGTTGGTAATCGAAAATAAAtggaataaaaaacaaaaataattcaacgaTAATAAATGAAAAGCAAGGGGAAAAGAGAGCCAGTAAAAACTATAGAGAATTTGTTCACTGTATGAAATACTCAATAATTTATGAGTAGCCCTGTAAAGGTTGAGTTTCAGTTGCTCTTTTATAAATTTTGGGTTGGGGGAAGCTGTTTTATGTTCTCATCTAAATCATTCCAGGCTGCAGCCACCGCATGGTGAATGTTGAATTTGCCATAGAGTTTAAATTTGAGTTTATTTTGATCAATTCAAGTTATGCTGCCAAATTCTCGTGTTTCAAAGAGCCAGCGGCGAAGCATTGGATGTTCTTTAAAAAGTAACTCCTTCCATAAATATCAAGAATTTGTATCTCCTTCAAACATACCATTATCAATCCTAATTAGTTGTTACATACTTTACTTTCCTGCTCAGAACTTTCGCGATTTATATTGATATGACGTTGTCTGCTCAAGCGCCTTGTGACTAAGGGCCTAAGCTTTATGAATCTGAATCAAACTCACTAGCGCGCTGTAATAAAATACTCTACAACTgtgaaaattttaaattgttctttgTCGACACAGGAATGAGTTTTGCCGTGAAATCTCTACTCATTTACTTGGTGTTGAGGTCAGAATTTGCGAGTTCTTGCACAGCAACTTACTCCGTGCAGGGACAAGTTCTTCGAAACCACACCATCAAGACAGAGACCGCAGACAAAATAGAAGATTGTATCGTGCGTTGCATGGCATATCCTGGATGTAAAAGCAGCAACTTTTATCGCGTGGACAAAAGATGTGAACTGAATGACAAGACGCATGCCTCTCACCCAGAAGACATGAGACGTGAGCTTTATACAAACTACATGATAAACACTCTGCGATCTATACCTTGCAAAACTCAGCTCGATTGTGGCATGGATTTGATATGCACACCGTCCCTGATTTGCGAAGGTATGTCATGCCCAAAAATGAAGTAATAAGCACTTTAAGGTCTACGGAGGCAACGTCAAAGAAAACGTCATCTCGAAATATGACTTTGCACTATCGAAAATCTttggcgattattccatcttgtttacgtcgtacaatgtggacgaagaatcctaaaagtaaattggtgcgagcgatttcagagtgaaaatagagaatgaaagattctctgtcgCATTCTTGCGTTAtcttcaaaacctcaaatttggtgatttcatgtcgTTGTTATGTAGATGAAATAAAATGCGTGCCATACCTGCAGCACATGCAATTATTTTCCCTCTATTAAccaattataaattattgttctGTGGCGTTTTCATTggcgtagccgtcgtcgtttcttaaacgcTCTATTAGGGAGATTAGgcagcttacgaaacgacgacgccgactgcatcgacgacgctacaaaaacaatggttctgcacgttctgcacgtgcgttttacattttggtacatttctttggcgtcatctcctaaatgacgacgtgaaatgaccaaattcaaggttctgtggacgacgttagcacatgacgatgaattttcagttctctctctacccTTCCagcccactcataccagtttaattcctcgacagttactacacatttttaacacgaagcgacatgaaatagtttcgtagtgatatgaataacgcgaatttgtatttttaaatgaagtcctcgtagccgacgtcgtcctcgtttcgtaagctccctattacgcAAAGACGtcgacgacggctacgaaaacACCACAAATGAACAAAACCAAGGCTCTGTacgccccgcacgtgcgttttgcgttttggtacatttctttgccgtcctcgtcctgcCAACGACGtgaattaaaggggctaggtcacgcaattttaggcaatttcagcactgatcgaatggtcatataattaactaaaatatcaaaataactgttcaaaactataggagaactctaacaaaacacagggaagcgaagaagggacatggatggacaaaactggagaggattgaaatggattgaatttgggtaaatttgaaaaacgtcggccaaccttttttcaaatttatctctGTCTATAtcgaaatgtcatttacactgctggaaaatcattctcagttgttatggggccgtgattttgcaaatgaaagactcttgctctgcgaatttgacgtttagagctcataattaacaaaattaaacaaaagtacctaaaatagcgtgacctagcccctttaaccaaATTTGAGGATGAGCAGAGGACTTGAGAACCTGAGGAAACAATGCTatgcaatgttgatacacactttccatggcAAACGACTTCCGGTTGGGCTTCtaacaaattattgctacaacgggaaataatatctttttaccacaatttcttgtaatctcgcaatctgattggctaatttgcagttGTCGATAAGAATCTAAACAAAGCTGTACGCGTCAttctcgcgtcaatttgtcacgcgatgtaatagccaatcaggaacgcccattttgggaaataaaccaatcatattgagaGAAAGTTTTAGACAACGCTTCTCTTTCtatgtgtcatgattttggtcacgctctgaaataaaaactttctttggcgttgacgacattttgaccactgtgatgacgaatatcgttgtcgataaaagtacagacaacgctgaaccactttcgattggTTAATTAGACAACTTTGGCGTCGGCTTCGTCCTTGCGTATGCTCCCCATTACGAgggcgcgttggatatgaggtggTAAATAGGCAACAACGCTAtgggctataaccagtctcatatccaataagctcgcatggaataattgttttattaaatttccattAAATTCGGAACTGTTTGACTTATGAAAGGACAGAATATTGTCTCCGTTGTTACCGTGAAACGATcaacgcaatcagtttccatataaggctattacggtatatgagctgataaccgagattgaatgagccaatcagaaagcgagAAATGCAATTCCCGAGATTTAAAGTTAAACGACTGGCAAAATGGACATTATAATCGACAGGCTGTGTAATGAGCTGAAGTGGAGTGCAGTAACAATTTGAACTCGATACCATATTGTTAGGAGTCATGAGGCTAATTTAAGTCAATGAAACCTACAAGATCATTTTCGTCAAAAAAAGTTGCGatttattgttttgtattttacctAAAGGTCTATAGAGAGCAGGAGAGACACATTAACTTTTAAATATGAAACAGCGATTTTCAATCTTGCAGACATTTCTTCAGTGTAAGAGTTACATGAGATGAAAATCTGAATATAAATATCAGATAAATGTTAATGAGTACAattgaaacatttcaaaaatgtcTAAAGAGTGCAAATTGCAGAAATTGGCTTAAATTAACATGTCGAAGTTGTTGATTAAGGGAACGGTTTTCCCATAGGATGTTTAAGGCTTCTTTTGTATTGATATCGAGTCCCAGTGATTGCTTTCAAGTAATCCAGCTCAAGAATAACATGAAGTCTTCAAAATTCGATATCACTTTGACCACAGAATGCCGCAGTTATCCCCTTGGAATGGAAAGTAGGGCAATACCGAACTCAGCGGTGACGGCTTCTTCAACGTGGCATGGATTGACGGGATATGGACCCTGGCAAGCCAGGCTCAACAATGCGGAGAACGGTCAAACAAGTAGTGGCTCTTGGTCGGCAAGTAAAAATGCCGTTGGAGAGTGGTTGCAAATTGACCTTGGCAAGGAGACAGTAGTGACAAAAATAGCCACACAGGGGAGGCCTCTTGATTATCTACTTCAGTGGGTATCTTCAT from Montipora capricornis isolate CH-2021 chromosome 12, ASM3666992v2, whole genome shotgun sequence encodes the following:
- the LOC138026484 gene encoding lactadherin-like isoform X1, which codes for MTNRMGTSLTGMSFAVKSLLIYLVLRSEFASSCTATYSVQGQVLRNHTIKTETADKIEDCIVRCMAYPGCKSSNFYRVDKRCELNDKTHASHPEDMRRELYTNYMINTLRSIPCKTQLDCGMDLICTPSLICEECRSYPLGMESRAIPNSAVTASSTWHGLTGYGPWQARLNNAENGQTSSGSWSASKNAVGEWLQIDLGKETVVTKIATQGRPLDYLLQWVSSYKILLSLDGTNWNAYRSDGSEKVFKGNSDTGTIVSHKLVPRITSRYVRFSVMSWHNHISMRVELYGCVNGP
- the LOC138026484 gene encoding lactadherin-like isoform X3; amino-acid sequence: MSFAVKSLLIYLVLRSEFASSCTATYSVQGQVLRNHTIKTETADKIEDCIVRCMAYPGCKSSNFYRVDKRCELNDKTHASHPEDMRRELYTNYMINTLRSIPCKTQLDCGMDLICTPSLICEECRSYPLGMESRAIPNSAVTASSTWHGLTGYGPWQARLNNAENGQTSSGSWSASKNAVGEWLQIDLGKETVVTKIATQGRPLDYLLQWVSSYKILLSLDGTNWNAYRSDGSEKVFKGNSDTGTIVSHKLVPRITSRYVRFSVMSWHNHISMRVELYGCVNGP